One window of the Passer domesticus isolate bPasDom1 chromosome 14, bPasDom1.hap1, whole genome shotgun sequence genome contains the following:
- the CALML4 gene encoding calmodulin-like protein 4 isoform X1, which yields MAKFLSQDQINEFKECFSLYDKKQKGKIQGSDLLAVMRCLGASPTPGEVQRHLQLHRIDRNAELDFSTFLNIMYRQMKQEEPEEEILRALAMIDRQKRGVIAVPELRAKLTRLGEKLSDEEVDDLLREAKVGPNGTIKYEEFVHHICLPAVDY from the exons atg gcaAAGTTTCTGTCCCAGGATCAGATTAATG AGTTCAAGGAGTGCTTTTCCCTGTACGACAAGAAACAGAAAGGGAAGATCCAAGGCTCGGACCTGCTGGCCGTGATGCGGTGCCTGGGAGCCAGCCCCACGCCCGGAGAGGtgcagaggcacctgcagctgcacaggatCG ACAGGAACGCAGAGCTGGACTTCTCCACCTTCCTGAACATCATGTACAGGCAGATGAAGCAGGAGGAGCCCGAGGAGGAGATCCTGAGAGCCCTGGCCATGATCGACCGGCAGAAGAGAGGAGTGATCGCCGTGCCCGAGCTGCGCGCCAAGCTCACCCGGCTGGGGGAGAAGCTTTCCGACGAGGAAg tgGATGACCTGCTAAGAGAAGCCAAAGTTGGGCCAAATGGAACCATCAAATACGAGGAATTTGTGCACCACATTTGCCTTCCCGCGGTCGACTACTGA
- the CALML4 gene encoding calmodulin-like protein 4 isoform X2: MRCLGASPTPGEVQRHLQLHRIDRNAELDFSTFLNIMYRQMKQEEPEEEILRALAMIDRQKRGVIAVPELRAKLTRLGEKLSDEEVDDLLREAKVGPNGTIKYEEFVHHICLPAVDY; this comes from the exons ATGCGGTGCCTGGGAGCCAGCCCCACGCCCGGAGAGGtgcagaggcacctgcagctgcacaggatCG ACAGGAACGCAGAGCTGGACTTCTCCACCTTCCTGAACATCATGTACAGGCAGATGAAGCAGGAGGAGCCCGAGGAGGAGATCCTGAGAGCCCTGGCCATGATCGACCGGCAGAAGAGAGGAGTGATCGCCGTGCCCGAGCTGCGCGCCAAGCTCACCCGGCTGGGGGAGAAGCTTTCCGACGAGGAAg tgGATGACCTGCTAAGAGAAGCCAAAGTTGGGCCAAATGGAACCATCAAATACGAGGAATTTGTGCACCACATTTGCCTTCCCGCGGTCGACTACTGA
- the CLN6 gene encoding ceroid-lipofuscinosis neuronal protein 6 has translation MQGSARRRPFPAAAPGSPPPAGPLYPGRHGAGKAEDTFKTSPFHLDLWFYFTLQNWVLDFGRPIAMIILPLEWFPLNKPSAGDYFHMAYNVITPFLLLKLIERSPKTLPRSMVYVSIITFVMGASIHLVGDSVNHRLIFSGYQHHLSVRENPIIRNLKPETLIDSFELLYYYDEYLGHSMWYIPFFLILFIYFTGCFTPAAEQSRMPLAALLLVGPSSLYYWYLVTEGQIFILYIFTFFAMMALVLHQRRKGLVLDSNGLFLFLSFIITLLLILAWVGWLWNDKILRKKYPGVIYIPEPWAFYTLHMNNLHAARGGS, from the exons ATGCAGGGCTCGGCGCGGCGCCGGCCGTtcccggccgcggccccgggctcgcccccgcccgccgggcCGCTCTACCCGGGCAG gCACGGGGCAGGGAAGGCCGAGGACACCTTCAAGACGTCCCCGTTCCACCTGGACCTGTGGTTCTACTTCACCCTGCAGAACTGGGTGCTGGATTTCGGGCGCCCCATCGCCATG ATCATCCTCCCTCTGGAATGGTTTCCTCTGAACAAACCCAGCGCTGGAGATTATTTCCACATGGCTTACAACGTTATCacccccttcctgctgctgaag ctcatCGAGAGGTCCCCCAAGACCCTGCCCAGGTCCATGGTGTACGTCAGCATCATCACCTTCGTGATGGGAGCCAGCATCCACCTGGTGGGAGACTCGGTGAACCACCGGCTGATCTTCAGCGGGTACCAGCACCACCTGTCCGTCAGGGAGAACCCCATCATCAGGAACCTCAAACCCGAGACCCTG ATCGATTCCTTCGAGCTGCTCTACTACTACGACGAGTATTTGGGGCACTCCATGTG GTACATCCCGTTTTTCCTGATCCTGTTCATCTATTTCACCGGCTGCTTCACGCCGGCGGCCGAGCAGAGCCGGAtgcccctggctgccctgctcctggtgggGCCCAGCAGCCTCTACTACTG GTACCTGGTGACCGAGGGCCAGATCTTCATCCTCTACATCTTCACCTTCTTCGCCATGATGGCCCTGGTGCTGCACCAGCGGCGCAAGGGGCTGGTGCTGGACAGCAACGggctcttcctcttcctctccttcatCATCACCCTGCTGCTCATCCTCGCCTGGGTGGGCTGGCTCTGGAATGACAAAATCCTGCGGAAGAAGTACCCCGGGGTGATTTACATCCCCGAGCCCTGGGCCTTCTACACCCTGCACATGAACAACCTGCACGCGGCCAGGGGCGGCTCCTGA